The Radiobacillus deserti genomic interval GAAAATGTCTTAGTAATAGCCTTCTTCGTTTCTCCCCTACTCCCGGTATCTCATCCAATTCAGATTGAATGACGCTTTTGCCTCTTAACTGGCGGTGGAATGTAATCGCAAAGCGGTGAACTTCGTCTTGGATTCTTTGAATAAGATAAAATTCTTGAGATTGACGTTCCAGCGGGACTACAACAGGTGGTGTACCGTATAATAACTCACTCGTCTTATGCTTATCATCTTTTGCTAGTCCACATAACGGAATGTCCAATCCAAGTTCGTTTTCTAACACATCTGATGCCGCACTCATTTGGCCTTTCCCACCGTCCATTACGATAAGATCAGGTAAAGGCAGACCTTCTTTTAAGACTCGTGTGTATCTTCTTCGAACCACTTCTCGCATCGTTTCGTAATCATCTGGTCCCTTTACATCGCGAATTTTGTATTTTCGATATTCCTTCTTTGCAGGACGTCCATCGATAAATACGACCATTGCCGAAACCGGATCAGTTCCTTGAATGTTCGAGTTATCAAACGCTTCAATTCGGTGTGGTATTTCTATGTGGAGCTGTTCACCTAGCTTTTCAACAGCATAAATCGTTCGTTCTTCATCTCGTTCGATTAAGCTAAACTTTTCTTCTAGTGCAATTTTAGCGTTCTTGGCAGCAAGCTTTACAAGTTCTTTCTTCCTTCCTCTATAAGGGGTATGCACATCGACCTCTAACAGTTCTTTTAAAAGGTCTAAATCCGTTCCAAGTGGAACGAGAACTTGTTTTGGCTTCGGATGATTTTGATGTAAATAAAATCTTCCTATGAACGTTAAAAACGTTTCATCTGCATCATCAAAAAACGGAAAAATCGACACATCTCGTTCGATAAGCTTTCCTTGCCTTACAAAGAAAACTTGGACACACATCCAGCCTTTATCATAAGCAAACCCAAATATATCTCGGTTCACTTGGTCATTCAACGTCATTTTTTGTTGTTCCATGACCGATTCAATATTTTGAATTTGGTCGCGCAGTTCCTTTGCTCTTTCAAAGTCTAGCTCTTCTGATGCTTCCATCATTTTTTTCTTTAAATCCTGCTTAATCTCTTGGTGCCCTCCACTTAAAAAGGAAGTAATACTTTGTACGATCTGCTTATTCGTCGCTTGTGTTACTGGATATACACAAGGTCCTAAGCACTGATTCATATGATAATACAAACAGACTCTGTCTGGCATTTTATTACATTTTCGCAATGGATACAGGCGGTCTAACAATTTTTTTGTTTCTCTAGCAGCGTACACGTTTGGATAAGGTCCAAAGTACTTCCCCTTATCCTTTTTCACTTTTCGAGTAACGATAAGGCGCGGATGTTCTTCCGCGGTAATCTTTAAGTAAGGGTAGGACTTATCATCCTTTAGTAATACGTTGTATTTGGGATCGTATTTTTTTATTAAGTTCATTTCTAAAATGAGTGCTTCTATCTCAGACGATGTAACAATATATTCAAAATCAACGATTTCTTGGACGAGTCGCTGTGTTTTCTGATCGTTTGCTCCGGTAAAGTAGGACCTTACGCGATTTTTCAGCATTTTCGATTTGCCAACGTAAATAACGGTTTGGTGTTTATCTTTCATTAAATAACAGCCAGGTTGGGCGGGAAGCACGGCTAATTTTTCTTTAAGTTGGTTGGACATCATTTACTATCACACCTTTAACCGTAGTATAGATATACAAAAAGTTGCTAATACAATAATAGCCCCTTGTTGCATATAGAGCAACAAGGGACTATTTGGATATATGACGCAACGTTTAAACTTATGCGTGTTTGTTGATAAGTTCTTCTAGTGCTTCTTTTGGTTGGTAACCAACGACTTGGTCTACTACTTCTCCATCTTTGAAAAGAAGCAATGTTGGAATACTCATTACTCCAAATTTACTAGCTGTTTCTTGGTTTTCATCTACATCAAGTTTCACGATTTTTAATTTATCGTTCATCTCTCCATCGATTTCTTCCAATACAGGTGCAATCATTTTACAAGGGCCACACCAAGTTGCCCAGAAATCAGCTAATACTAATCCTTGACCAGTTTCCTCATTAAAAGTAGCATCGGATGCTTTTACAATTGCCATTTATATTCCTCCTCATTATTACCAATTTCTTAACTATGTGTTGAGTATAGCACGAGGGTTTTGCAACTTTCTACATTTTTGCTTCACTATCATATTCCCCTAAAACGCTCAACCTATGAGAAGATTGTTTTCTTAAGCAAATTTCATTAAATAAATAATACCTACAACAATAAAAAGGACGGAGATGACCCCTAAAACCTTTGCCAATGTTTCCATGCTTTCCTCTCCTCTACCCGATACTCGCACCTATTACGAACGACAATCCAACAGATATTACCATGGAAATAAAACCAACTGCTCGATTATCATTTTCTATTTCTTTATCAATTTTATAAGTTGGGGTGAGGAATTCAAAAATAAAATACCCAGTGAGTAGTAATACAAAACCGAAAACGCCCCACATCATACTTTCTAATAGCGTATCGTTATGTTCAATCGAATAACGAAAAATATTAGCAATCCCAAAAATCTTCCCACCTGTTGCCATCGCTACAGAAAAATTTCCTTTTTTTATTTCTTCCCAATTTTTATATGACGTGACAAGTTCGAAAATCGCTAAAAACACAATCAAACATAAAATCGCGACGCTATATCTTGCGGCGGTATCTATAAACGTATTCTCCCAAAACCCATTCATTTTTACACCCCATTTTTTAAGACCAATGGTCTATTTAAACTCTAAAATCGTTGCACCGCTTCCGCCTTCATTCATCCCACCATCTCGGTAACTCGTAATTTGTGGATGTCGTTTTGCAAACTCCTGAACGCCTTTGCGCAATGCTCCAGTCCCCTTCCCATGGATTATGGACACACGAGGATAATTAGCTAGAAGTGCATCATCTACATATTTTTCTAATTGATGTAAAGCATCCTCAAACCGTTCTCCTCGTAAATCAAGCTCTGGTTTCACATGATAGTTAGAGCCTTTAATAGTAGCCATTGGTTTTTCTATTAGTGGCTCTTTACCTTTAACAAATTTTAGTTCATTTCGTTTTGCCTTCACTTTCATGATTCCGACCTGTACTTGATATTCATGATCATTTATCTTATTTAAAATCGTTCCTTGTTGGTTTAAGGTTAACAAAGTCACCTCATCACCTGGTTGTAAGGCTCGGTTCTCTTGCTTGGGCTTCACTTGTTTTCCTTTTTCCTTCGCAAGCTTTGGCTGCGCATCCTCAAACAGCTTTCTCGCTTCAATCCACTCATGCTCCTTGAGTGCAGCTTGGTTTCGTTTACTTCTAAGCTCTTTTACAATTTCCTCCGCCTCTTCTTTTGCTTTTTCAATAGCTTTTTCCGCTTTTTCCTCTGCTTTTCGATATAACTGTTCTTTTTTTGCTTCAAATTGGCTCCATTGCTGCTCAAGCTCTTCTCGAAGCTGCTCCGCTTCTCTTAAAAGCTCCATGGCTTCTTCGTAATCTTGCTCGGCGCCTCTTCTGGACGCTTCCAGGGAAGCGATCATATTTTCTACACTTCGAGAATCGGTTCCAATATGACTTTGAGCAGATGTAATAATCCTCTCTTGTAAGCCTAGTCTACGAGAAATTTCAAATGCATTACTTCGACCTGGAACTCCAATCAGTAATCGGTAAGTGGGACTCAATGTCTCAATATCAAATTCGACAGAAGCATTCACTACTCCTTCTCGGTTATACCCATAGGCTTTCAGCTCTGGATAGTGAGTCGTCGCAATAATTCTCGCATTTTTCTGTACCACTTCATCTAAAATTGCCATGGCTAAAGCTGCACCTTCTTGGGGATCTGTCCCTGCACCGAGCTCGTCAAATAGAACGAGGGATCGTTCATCTAGCTCATGCAAAATGCGAACAATGTTCGTCATATGGGAGGAAAAGGTACTTAAGCTTTGTTCAATGGACTGCTCATCTCCAATATCGGCAAACACATTTGAAAATACAGCCATTTCACAGCCATCTAATGCAGGAACTTGTAGCCCTGATTGTGCCATCAATGTACATAAACCAATCATTTTTAATGTGACGGTTTTCCCACCTGTATTTGGCCCTGTAATCACGATTGCCCGATAACTTTCACCGATTTCTACATCATTCGCTACTACTTCGTCCATCGGTAATAGAGGATGACGTGCTTGCTTCATCTTAATTATTCCTCTATCATTCATCGTTGGTCTTGCAGCCTTCATTTGATTACCAAGCTTCGCGCGAGCAAACATAAAGTCGATAACAGCTAGTACTTCTACAACCTGTAAAAGAATCGTTGCATCTTCTGCCACAAGCGCAGATAATTCTCTTAAAATCCGATCGATTTCTGTTTTTTCTTGAACCTTTGCTTCTTGTAATTGATTATTCAGCTCCACCACCGCCTGTGGTTCCATGAATAAAGTCGCTCCAGAGGCAGATTGGTCGTGCACGATTCCACCGATAGAGCCTCTATATTCTTGTTTAACGGGGAGTACATACCGTTCGTTTCGAATTGTAATAATGGCGTCTGACAACATTTTGGACTTCGTTCTTGTATAGGACTCTAGCTTATCTCGGACTCTACTCTCATTTGTTCTAATTTTCGAGCGAATGGTCCGCAATTTTTCTGAAGCTCCGTCCATAACGTGTCCATTGTCATCAATACAACTTTTAATTTCCCGCTCTAGTTGATTGAGAGGTACGATTTGATCCGTTAAATCTCGTAAGATAGGGAGCTCCGGCTCTTCTATATCTTCTATGAAACGTTTCAGTTGTTTACTGCCATAAATCGTGCTTGCAATATCTAAGCATTCTTTGGCACTGAGTGCACCCCCAATTTGTGAACGTTTTACATGTGGTCTAATATCGAAAATACCACCGAGTGGCACATTTCCAAATAAACGGATAACATGTGCCGCCTCATCCGTCTGAGCTTGTAGCTCATTCACTTCTTCCAATGTATCTAAAGGCTTTAATTTGCTTGCTTTTTCTTTACCAAGTCCGGAAGCAGCTTGCTCTTGAAGCAGCTGGACGATTCGTTCAAATTCCAGCACCTTAAAGATTCGTTCGTTCATTTGATTCACCTTCTATCTATGTCTTGAAAAAAATTTCATTAAGTCTTCTTTCTTCCAAGTATTGATAACATTTTCTTTTCTTAACCACCCTTTACGAGCTACCCCAACTCCAAGTTCCATAAACTTTAATGTTCGATAGTTATGTGCATCCGTATTAATCGCAATGTGAACACCGGCTTCTTGGGCTCGTTTCACCCATTCCGCAGATAAATCAAATCGGTTTGGGTTTGCATTCAACTCTAAAACCGTTCCTGTTTCTGCTGCACCTTTAATTAGGGCTTCTACATTTGCGGCATAGCCTGGCCTTCTGCCAATTACGCGACCGGTAGGATGCGCAATTACGTTCACATATGGATTTTCTATAGCGGTACGCAATCTGTTCATAATCTGCTCTTCTGATTGATTAAAGCTGGAATGAATAGCACCAATGACATAATCTAATTCACGTAAGAAGTCATCCGAAAAGTCCAACGTACCATCTGGTAAAATATCCATTTCTACCCCAGCAAAAATGTGAATATCCGAATATTTTTCATTTAGTCGATGAATTTCTTCTCGTTGTTTTCTCAGTCTAGCTTCATCTAAACCATTGGCAACACGTAAAAATTTGGAGTGATCGGTTATAGCAATAAATTCATAGCCTATCTCTCGAGCGGATTGAACCATTTCTTCCACAGATTGAGCACCATCACTCCATGTCGTATGCATGTGGAGATCCCCTCGAATATCTTCTTTGCTCACGACTTCGATGGCTTTGTTTATATCCACTTCCCCCATATTTTCTCTCATTTCAGGTGGAATATAGGGAAGTCCAAAATGTTGAAAGAATGTCTTTTCACTTTCAAAGGTAAGCACTTCGCTCGTTTCTGTGTTTTCTACACCGTATTCATTAATTTTTTGGTTATACTGCTTTGCTAACTGCCGCATGGCCACATTGTGGTCTTTTGAGCCTGTAAAATGGTGCAGTGTAGTAATAAACTCTTGCGGCTCTACCATACGAAAGTCTACATTTACGTGATACCCTTCGTCCAAGACGATGGATACCTTCGTCTCGCCAGATGCAACCACATCAATCGTTTGGTCAATGTTTAGCAATGCTTCTTTTACTTGTGTAGGATTCGTTGTTGCAATAATGAAGTCTATATCTTTAACCGTCTCACTCAAACGCCGGATGCTTCCTGCTCGTGAAAAGCGCTCTACTCCTTCTAATTTAGCTAAATACTGCTCAATTCGTTCAGCTATAGGAAGCATAAAGGCAATCGGCAATCTCTCTGGACGATTCGTTCTTTCTTTAATGGCTTTTGCAATTTTTTCTGCAGACTTTTTCCCGAAACCACTGAGCCCTTCAACAGATCCATTCTCACAAGCTTCTACGAGTGAGTTAGCATCAACAACGCCTAGTTCTTGATACAGCTTCGCTAATTTTTTTCCACCAAGTCCTGGTACGTCTAAGAGCGGTATTAATCCATTTGGAACTTCTTTTTCTAACGCAGCTAAGGTTTCGGATTCACCATTTTCCACATATTCCGAAATGACGGAAGACGTCCCCTTCCCTATACCATTTATTTTGGTAAAGTCCTCAATTTCTGATAAAGAACGATCATCGGTTTCCAGTGCTTGGGCTGCTTTTCGATAGGCAGAAACCTTGAATGTGTTTTCTCCTTTAAGCTCTAAGTAGATGGCAATGGTCTCCAATAAACGGATGACATCTTTTTTATCTATCGACATGGTATTCCTCCTCACTTACACTTCATTCCTTCCAATAAAAACCCTTGCATATAACGTTCTGCAAGGGTTAAACAGGGTTGATTACATACGCTCCACCCTACTTATTTAGTTGAAAACATACCAGCTACATGCTCAAACCAAAGTGTTTCAATTTGCTTGGAAAGAATCGGGGTGTGTTCAATCATAAACGTAGCTATCCCAGAGTCAGCAATGGATTTTTGGACAAAATCAATTGGTACAAGCGCTGCAATATAGAGCAGGACAAATAATAGCACATACGTTTCTATAAAACCGAGTACAGCACCTAACCATCCATTTAATGTATTTAATATTGGTAAAGATGCGACAAAGTCTAACATATTTGCTACAATTTGAAGAACGATTTTTGATCCAAAAAACAAAATCGCAAACGATACTGCATTATAAAAGGCGTTTTCTAGCGGTAATGAGTCCAAAAAAATTGCCCATGTAGAATCAGTAGGTAATTCCGGATAAGGAATCCATAAAGTTAGCTTTGGCGATAGCTCATCATAATACAAAACAGCGATAATAAATGAAATGATAAATCCCAATACGTGTAAAAGCTGAAGAATAAAGCCTCTCCTCAACCCTACAAAAATTCCTAATATAAGTATTCCCAAAAGCAATATATCCATCATTAGATTTCTATTCCTCTTTCTTTTTTATTGAACCTAGAAGTTCGGCATAGTCCTCTTTCAACTTTAAATAATCATTCATGGTATTAACAGCAGTTAAAACTGCTAAACTAGTTGTATCTAATTTATTGTTGGCTGCATGAATTTCACGCATTTTTTGATCTACTAGACTTGCAACCATACGAACATGATGGGCAGGCTCCTCCCCAACAATGGTATAAGAACGGTTATGTATATCAACAGTAGTACGAGTTTTATCTGACTGGGACATTAGGATTCCCCCTCATTTCTATGAAAACTAACAACACGTTTATGTAAATCGTAGGATAAAAGAAGAAAAATCATACTAGCGACCTTTATTTCTTATCGCTAATTCCCCATTTTTCTCCATTATTTTCCTACTTTCGTATAAAACCCTATCATTTATATTAACATGAAGACTATCATTTAGGAAACTATTCTAGCAGGAATATTCTTTGTTATAATAATGCTACCTTACGAAATGGAGAGATTAGATGTCACACGTTGTGTTAAAGTTATCGGCAGAAAAAATAAAGGAGCTAGAAGCCCATTACCAATCCAACTTAAAAGAAGCACCTACAGGGGCGATATTCGCTGCTAAAACAGGAAATAGTTCCATTACGGCTTATAAATCTGGCAAAGTATTGTTTCAAGGAAAAGCGGCGGAGGAAGAAGCAGCAAAATGGGGGACACCAGATGTAGGAGCAAAATCGGCAACAACCTCTAAAAAGCCTACACATGATTATGCACCACCGAGTTCGTTATTCACCTCTTCCCATATCGGATCAGACGAAGCAGGAACGGGAGATTATTTTGGCCCGATTACGGTCGCGGCGGCGTACGTTACAAAAGAACAAATTCCGCTTCTTAAAGAGCTCGGCGTTCAGGATTCCAAAAATTTGAATGATGAAAAAATCACCGTGATTGCTAAGGACCTTGTCCGTATGAAATTACCTTATTCCTTAGTTATTTTACATAATGAAAAATATAATCAAGTCCAATTAAACGGATGGTCCCAAGGTAAAATGAAAACAATGCTGCATCATACCGCTATTAATAAGCTGTTAAAGAAGATTGCACCTGAACAGCCAAAGGGCATCTTAATTGACCAATTTTCGGAGCCACATTTTTATCAAAATCATTTACGCTCAGAAAAAGAGAAGCTTCAAGAGAAGGTGTATTTCATGACGAAAGCGGAGAGTTTCTCAATCGCAGTTGCAGCTGGCTCCATTATTGCAAGAGCTAGCTTTGTTAAAGAAATGGATAAATTGTCCGACCAATTAGGTATCTCCTTACCAAAAGGTGCTTCAAAAAAAGTGGATCAAGTCGCAGCCACAATATTGAAGAAGCATGGAAAACAAGAACTAGCGAGATACGCTAAAATGCATTTTGCGAATACACAAAAGGCGATGAAGTACTAAATGTTTATTTCGTTCAAACCTATACTTTGAATAGAAACTGTACTAAAACATGATCAGCGTTTTTTTCAGTATATCAGCGAACAATTTTTTATCAGCGATTAACAATGGGATATCAGCGGTTCTGGTAATAAATAATCAAAAAATCCGAACTAAATTCGAATCAATTATCGAATTATAGTTCGGATCTTTTGTTAATTTACCCTCGTAATTCTGCTTGATGTTTATCTTTAACCGCTTCAAGAATCGCTTGATACGATTCCTCTACTTCCTCATCGGTAAGCGTTCTTTCTGGGTCAAGATAAAGGAGATTAAACGCAATGGATTTTTTACCTTTTGCTAGATGCTCCCCTTGATACACATCAAAGACTTGCACGTCTTGAAGGAGTGGTCCTCCTACTTCTTCAATCGTCGCTTGAACTTTACCAGCTTGAATATTTTCCTCCACGACAAGCGCAATATCTCTAGAGACAGATGGGAAGCGCGGAATTTTCTCAAAGCTTGGTTCATCCTCATGAACACGGAATAAGAATTCAAGGTCTAAATCAAACACATACGTATCTTTTAAACCAAACGCTTTTTGAAGAGTGGGGTGTAGTTGACCAATAAAGCCAATAGACGTTTCCCCAACAAAAAGCTGTGCGGTTCGACCTGGGTGCAAGCCGTCCAATTTTGTTTGTACAACATGAGCGGTTACGGAAAGCTTAGAAAGCAACCCTTCTACAATTCCTTTAACCAAATAAAAATCTACTTCTTTTCTCTCTTGCTGCCATGGCTGTTCTAACCATGTTCCCGTTAAAGCTCCAGCTACACGTAAGCGTTCATCCGGCTGCTTTGTTGTTTCTTCTTCCTGTGAAGCAAAGACCGTGCCTACTTCATAATAAGCTAGGTTTTGTTGCTTTCTCGCTACATTGTAGCCAAGGGAAGCCAATAGCTCTGGAAGAATACTTAATCGCAGTGTACTATGGTCTTCACTCATAGGCATCGCTAGGCGAACAGGTCGAACAGAAACTTCTTTAATTTCTGGACTTACTAGCATGTTGGCTCTTTCATCGCTAGTTAAAGAGTATGTGATCGTTTCAGACAACCCGACCCCTTCCAAAAATCTCTTCACTTCTCGTTTTAGAAGCTGATAGTTCGTTAAACCACCTGCTTGAGAAGCACCTTGTGGCAACGTATAAGGCAAACGATCATAGCCATAAATCCGAGCGATTTCTTCCACCATGTCCTCAAAAATCGTAATGTCTTGCCTACGAGTAGGAATAGATACGGTGAAATTCTCTCCATCCGCTTGGAATTCAAACCGGAGCTTACGTAATATATCTGCCGCTTCCTCATTCGAGATCGTTGTTCCAAGGCGATCATTCACTTTGGATACATTCATTTTCACCGTTTTTTCCTGTTTACCCAATTGGTCATGCTCGACAACCCCGCTTAAAACGGTTCCGTTTGCATATTGGCTGAGTAATTGACACGCTCGAAGTCCAGCTAATTGAACACGGTTCGGATCGACTCCTTTTTCAAATCGGGCACTAGATTCACTACGAAGACCATGGTCTTTAGACGAGGTACGAACCGCAGCTGGACTAAAATAGGCTGCCTCTAGTAAAACGGTTTTCGTTTGATCCGAAACTTCTGAATTCGCTCCACCCATTACACCGGCTAGTGCTACTGGATCTTTTCCATTTGTAATCACTAAATGATCAGTTGATAATTTTCTTTCTTGTTCATCTAACGTTTGGATGACTTCTCCATCCTTTGCTCGTCGTACTACCACTTCATTAGAACCAAATTGGTCGTAATCAAATGCATGTAACGGTTGGCCATACTCTAGTAAAACATAGTTTGTAATATCGACTACATTATTGATTGGTCGAATCCCTGCCGCAATCAAATAATTTTTCATCCATAATGGGGATGGACCAACTTCAATATTTTCAATAACAAACGCTCCATAATAAGGATTTAAATCTTGAGCTTCCACTAGGACAGATACCTTATCACTTGCTTTCCCATCAGATGGATTCACCTCTACGTCTGGTAGTTTAATCGGTAAATCCAGAATCGCCGCTACCTCATATGCTACCCCTAGCATGCTTAAAGCATCGGAACGGTTTGGTGTAAGTCCTAATTCTAAAATCGCATCATTTAAATTAAGTTCTTTTGTCGCATCTGCCCCAACTTCAACATGATCCGGGAAGACAAAAATCCCATCTGCTATGTCTTTTGGTACAAATTTTTCGTCGACTCCGAGCTCTTGCAAGGAACAAATCATTCCATTAGATTCCACGCCTCGGAGCTTCGCTTTTTTAATTTTGAAGTTTCCTGGTAATACAGCTCCTGGTTTAGCAACTGCAACCTTTTGTCCATGGGCCACGTTAGGAGCTCCACAAACGATTTGTAATACTTCATTCCCTACATTTACCTGGCAAAGGTTTAGCTTATCCGCATTTGGATGCTTTTCACATGATTCTACATAGCCGATTACGACATTGGTGCTTTTCTCCGCAACATACTCAATACCTTCTACTTCGATTCCAGACTTTGTAATCTTTTCTGCTAATTCATCTGGTGAAATGCCGTCTATATCTACATAATTTTTCAACCAATTCAAGGAAACAAACATGCTTTCCCCTCCTTTTACACCTTATGATATTGTTTTAAAAATCGAACATCGTTCATATAGAAATGACGAATATCATCGACCCCGTATTTCAACATGGCGATACGCTCTGGTCCCATCCCGAAAGCGAAACCGTTGTACACCTTTGGATCATAACCAGCCATTTCTAGTACACGTGGATGCACCATTCCACCACCTAGGATTTCAATCCAACCCGTTCCTTTACATACGGAGCAGCCTTTCCCGTTACAAACCTTACAGGAAATGTCCATTTCTACAGACGGCTCTGTAAACGGGAAAAAGCTTGGGCGCAAACGGATTTCACGATCTTCTCCAAACATATGCTTAGCAAAGCGATTTAGGACACCCTTTAGA includes:
- the rnhC gene encoding ribonuclease HIII, which encodes MSHVVLKLSAEKIKELEAHYQSNLKEAPTGAIFAAKTGNSSITAYKSGKVLFQGKAAEEEAAKWGTPDVGAKSATTSKKPTHDYAPPSSLFTSSHIGSDEAGTGDYFGPITVAAAYVTKEQIPLLKELGVQDSKNLNDEKITVIAKDLVRMKLPYSLVILHNEKYNQVQLNGWSQGKMKTMLHHTAINKLLKKIAPEQPKGILIDQFSEPHFYQNHLRSEKEKLQEKVYFMTKAESFSIAVAAGSIIARASFVKEMDKLSDQLGISLPKGASKKVDQVAATILKKHGKQELARYAKMHFANTQKAMKY
- the zapA gene encoding cell division protein ZapA, producing the protein MSQSDKTRTTVDIHNRSYTIVGEEPAHHVRMVASLVDQKMREIHAANNKLDTTSLAVLTAVNTMNDYLKLKEDYAELLGSIKKKEE
- the trxA gene encoding thioredoxin; the encoded protein is MAIVKASDATFNEETGQGLVLADFWATWCGPCKMIAPVLEEIDGEMNDKLKIVKLDVDENQETASKFGVMSIPTLLLFKDGEVVDQVVGYQPKEALEELINKHA
- the pheT gene encoding phenylalanine--tRNA ligase subunit beta — protein: MFVSLNWLKNYVDIDGISPDELAEKITKSGIEVEGIEYVAEKSTNVVIGYVESCEKHPNADKLNLCQVNVGNEVLQIVCGAPNVAHGQKVAVAKPGAVLPGNFKIKKAKLRGVESNGMICSLQELGVDEKFVPKDIADGIFVFPDHVEVGADATKELNLNDAILELGLTPNRSDALSMLGVAYEVAAILDLPIKLPDVEVNPSDGKASDKVSVLVEAQDLNPYYGAFVIENIEVGPSPLWMKNYLIAAGIRPINNVVDITNYVLLEYGQPLHAFDYDQFGSNEVVVRRAKDGEVIQTLDEQERKLSTDHLVITNGKDPVALAGVMGGANSEVSDQTKTVLLEAAYFSPAAVRTSSKDHGLRSESSARFEKGVDPNRVQLAGLRACQLLSQYANGTVLSGVVEHDQLGKQEKTVKMNVSKVNDRLGTTISNEEAADILRKLRFEFQADGENFTVSIPTRRQDITIFEDMVEEIARIYGYDRLPYTLPQGASQAGGLTNYQLLKREVKRFLEGVGLSETITYSLTSDERANMLVSPEIKEVSVRPVRLAMPMSEDHSTLRLSILPELLASLGYNVARKQQNLAYYEVGTVFASQEEETTKQPDERLRVAGALTGTWLEQPWQQERKEVDFYLVKGIVEGLLSKLSVTAHVVQTKLDGLHPGRTAQLFVGETSIGFIGQLHPTLQKAFGLKDTYVFDLDLEFLFRVHEDEPSFEKIPRFPSVSRDIALVVEENIQAGKVQATIEEVGGPLLQDVQVFDVYQGEHLAKGKKSIAFNLLYLDPERTLTDEEVEESYQAILEAVKDKHQAELRG
- a CDS encoding CvpA family protein is translated as MMDILLLGILILGIFVGLRRGFILQLLHVLGFIISFIIAVLYYDELSPKLTLWIPYPELPTDSTWAIFLDSLPLENAFYNAVSFAILFFGSKIVLQIVANMLDFVASLPILNTLNGWLGAVLGFIETYVLLFVLLYIAALVPIDFVQKSIADSGIATFMIEHTPILSKQIETLWFEHVAGMFSTK
- the polX gene encoding DNA polymerase/3'-5' exonuclease PolX; the protein is MSIDKKDVIRLLETIAIYLELKGENTFKVSAYRKAAQALETDDRSLSEIEDFTKINGIGKGTSSVISEYVENGESETLAALEKEVPNGLIPLLDVPGLGGKKLAKLYQELGVVDANSLVEACENGSVEGLSGFGKKSAEKIAKAIKERTNRPERLPIAFMLPIAERIEQYLAKLEGVERFSRAGSIRRLSETVKDIDFIIATTNPTQVKEALLNIDQTIDVVASGETKVSIVLDEGYHVNVDFRMVEPQEFITTLHHFTGSKDHNVAMRQLAKQYNQKINEYGVENTETSEVLTFESEKTFFQHFGLPYIPPEMRENMGEVDINKAIEVVSKEDIRGDLHMHTTWSDGAQSVEEMVQSAREIGYEFIAITDHSKFLRVANGLDEARLRKQREEIHRLNEKYSDIHIFAGVEMDILPDGTLDFSDDFLRELDYVIGAIHSSFNQSEEQIMNRLRTAIENPYVNVIAHPTGRVIGRRPGYAANVEALIKGAAETGTVLELNANPNRFDLSAEWVKRAQEAGVHIAINTDAHNYRTLKFMELGVGVARKGWLRKENVINTWKKEDLMKFFSRHR
- the uvrC gene encoding excinuclease ABC subunit UvrC, encoding MSNQLKEKLAVLPAQPGCYLMKDKHQTVIYVGKSKMLKNRVRSYFTGANDQKTQRLVQEIVDFEYIVTSSEIEALILEMNLIKKYDPKYNVLLKDDKSYPYLKITAEEHPRLIVTRKVKKDKGKYFGPYPNVYAARETKKLLDRLYPLRKCNKMPDRVCLYYHMNQCLGPCVYPVTQATNKQIVQSITSFLSGGHQEIKQDLKKKMMEASEELDFERAKELRDQIQNIESVMEQQKMTLNDQVNRDIFGFAYDKGWMCVQVFFVRQGKLIERDVSIFPFFDDADETFLTFIGRFYLHQNHPKPKQVLVPLGTDLDLLKELLEVDVHTPYRGRKKELVKLAAKNAKIALEEKFSLIERDEERTIYAVEKLGEQLHIEIPHRIEAFDNSNIQGTDPVSAMVVFIDGRPAKKEYRKYKIRDVKGPDDYETMREVVRRRYTRVLKEGLPLPDLIVMDGGKGQMSAASDVLENELGLDIPLCGLAKDDKHKTSELLYGTPPVVVPLERQSQEFYLIQRIQDEVHRFAITFHRQLRGKSVIQSELDEIPGVGEKRRRLLLRHFRSLDELRKASLEDITKLGIPAPTATTILEHLQEEK
- a CDS encoding DUF350 domain-containing protein — translated: MNGFWENTFIDTAARYSVAILCLIVFLAIFELVTSYKNWEEIKKGNFSVAMATGGKIFGIANIFRYSIEHNDTLLESMMWGVFGFVLLLTGYFIFEFLTPTYKIDKEIENDNRAVGFISMVISVGLSFVIGASIG
- a CDS encoding endonuclease MutS2, with product MNERIFKVLEFERIVQLLQEQAASGLGKEKASKLKPLDTLEEVNELQAQTDEAAHVIRLFGNVPLGGIFDIRPHVKRSQIGGALSAKECLDIASTIYGSKQLKRFIEDIEEPELPILRDLTDQIVPLNQLEREIKSCIDDNGHVMDGASEKLRTIRSKIRTNESRVRDKLESYTRTKSKMLSDAIITIRNERYVLPVKQEYRGSIGGIVHDQSASGATLFMEPQAVVELNNQLQEAKVQEKTEIDRILRELSALVAEDATILLQVVEVLAVIDFMFARAKLGNQMKAARPTMNDRGIIKMKQARHPLLPMDEVVANDVEIGESYRAIVITGPNTGGKTVTLKMIGLCTLMAQSGLQVPALDGCEMAVFSNVFADIGDEQSIEQSLSTFSSHMTNIVRILHELDERSLVLFDELGAGTDPQEGAALAMAILDEVVQKNARIIATTHYPELKAYGYNREGVVNASVEFDIETLSPTYRLLIGVPGRSNAFEISRRLGLQERIITSAQSHIGTDSRSVENMIASLEASRRGAEQDYEEAMELLREAEQLREELEQQWSQFEAKKEQLYRKAEEKAEKAIEKAKEEAEEIVKELRSKRNQAALKEHEWIEARKLFEDAQPKLAKEKGKQVKPKQENRALQPGDEVTLLTLNQQGTILNKINDHEYQVQVGIMKVKAKRNELKFVKGKEPLIEKPMATIKGSNYHVKPELDLRGERFEDALHQLEKYVDDALLANYPRVSIIHGKGTGALRKGVQEFAKRHPQITSYRDGGMNEGGSGATILEFK